The Bacteroidota bacterium genome segment GCTGTAGCAAATGAGATTACCGCACAAAATATCAAAGATGGAGTTTCAAAAACAATCGATAAGTATTTTCATCTATAGGGATTGGTATTTTATAATATAAAAAAGACCTCGTAATTTTATGAAAAGTACGAGGTCTTAAATTTTTAGATTGAGATATTTTATTACCAGATTTTGGCTTGTAGATCACCGCTTCTAACCATATTGTCGCCTTCTTTGGCTCCCCATGCTTCGTGGAATTCTTGTAAATTACTCATAGGTCCGTTAACTCTATACTGTGCAGGAGAGTGTGGGTCTGCAGTAACTTGTTGTTTTACATACTCCGGACGTGCGTTAGATGCCCAAACCTGTGCCCAGCCAAGATATAAACGTTGTTCAGGTGTAAATCCTGCTAAATCTTCTCTTCCTCCGTTTATCTCGTAATATTTCTGAAGTGCATAGTACCCTAGAGTAAGACCTCCTAAATCTGCTATGTTTTCTCCAAGGGTTAATTTACCTTGTACGTGTACATCCGGATAAGGCTCATAATTGTCGAATTGTTCTACCACAACAGCGGTTTTAGAATCGAATTTTTCTCTGTCTTCTTCTGTCCACCAATTGTTTAAGTTGCCTTCTTTGTCATATTTAGACCCGCTGTCGTCAAAACCGTGCGTGAATTCGTGTCCAATTACTCCACCTATTGCACCGTAATTTATCGCTACATCTGTTTCAGGACTGTAGAAAGGATGTTGTAAAATTCCTGCCGGGAAAACTACTTCATTGTTTACAGGATTGTAGTAAGCATTTACTGTTTGTGGAGTCATTTCCCATTCCTTTTTGTCTACTGGCTTTCCAATTCTTGCAAGATTATCTTCTGCGTCCCATTTGTTAACAGCAATTATATTTTCCAGTACGGAATTCGGTTTTATTTCTACATTCGAATAGTCTTTCCATTCTTCAGGGAAACCTATCTTATAAGTGAAAGCTTTAAGCTTTTCTGTGGCCTTTATTTTAGTTTCTTCACTCATCCAATCGAGTTTCGCTACACGATCGATGTAGGCTGATCTTAGATTCTCAATTAGTGCTTCTACATCTTTTTTAGAACTTTCGGGGAAATATTCCGCAACAAATAATTTACCAAGAGGCTCTCCCAATGCATTGTTTACTAATTTTACAGCTCTTCTTTCTCTGGCTTTCATCTGTGTTACACCTCTCATAACACCACTCTTAAAGGCAAAGTTTTCCTTTACAAATTCAT includes the following:
- a CDS encoding M13 family metallopeptidase, with protein sequence MKYLLQKSIYGIVALALLSTISCNNTDTSTQKKDTSTIPGFDLANLDTTTSPTDNFFQYATGGWQKDNPIPETESRWGSFNILYEDGQEKIKELILGAEKSKGEKGSDSQLIGDFYKSAMDSTGIEEAGLSPLQSQFDKIDALRSYKDFPDFFAKNFIEGLGSPIGFYIGIDKKDSKKYIAYTVQSGLTLPDRDYYIVDSERFEKIRTEYLGYIKNMFLLLGDEEETASKNANTVFEIEKKIAENSMSRIDRRNPELTYNKMSIDDLKKLSPDYNWNEYFKGLGINIDEVVVSQVDFLKNTNKQLIDTSIEDWKVYFKWHLVDGSASWLPNEFVKENFAFKSGVMRGVTQMKARERRAVKLVNNALGEPLGKLFVAEYFPESSKKDVEALIENLRSAYIDRVAKLDWMSEETKIKATEKLKAFTYKIGFPEEWKDYSNVEIKPNSVLENIIAVNKWDAEDNLARIGKPVDKKEWEMTPQTVNAYYNPVNNEVVFPAGILQHPFYSPETDVAINYGAIGGVIGHEFTHGFDDSGSKYDKEGNLNNWWTEEDREKFDSKTAVVVEQFDNYEPYPDVHVQGKLTLGENIADLGGLTLGYYALQKYYEINGGREDLAGFTPEQRLYLGWAQVWASNARPEYVKQQVTADPHSPAQYRVNGPMSNLQEFHEAWGAKEGDNMVRSGDLQAKIW